The Scylla paramamosain isolate STU-SP2022 chromosome 47, ASM3559412v1, whole genome shotgun sequence DNA window TGAAGGGCAAGGCCAAGGAGGAGCTCACCAAGGAGTATGCTGACCCTGTCCCTTAGTGTGGTGCCATGCTGAGGAAACGTGATATACcacgaaaaggaggaagaagagcaaggcCAAGGAGGAGCTTGCCATGGAACATCCTGGGCCTTTGTGTGGCACCATGGTGAATGATGACTAAGAAAACAAGatgtgggagaggaaaagaaccaGTTTAcagtaaaaatgaaagaggagaaggaagggtaagaCCAAAAAGGAGCTCACCATGGAACATCTTAATTCTGTCCCCTAATATGGCATTACAGTgaaggatgatgaagaaaacaagatatggaagaaaagagTCAGTTTACAGtaacaaatggaggaggaggaggaaggccaaGGAAGAGCTGACCAAGGAGTATGTTAAGCCTGCCCCTTAGTGTGCTGTCAGGGTGCAGTGAAAGAAATCAAgacatggaaaaaagaaaagagccaGTTTGCagtaaaagatgaaggagaaggaaggaaggccaaGCAAGAAACAACTTACAAtggaaaagttaaagaaataaggaggatgaacagaaaacagaagaaaacaacaaattcaccgtgggataaagaaaaaggaagaaataggagacaggagaaaacacaataagaaaaaaacaaagggatagaaaaaaacaaaaaaaaaaacacaaaggaaaaaaacaagaaaacaataactccttttccttctttaatagTGTAGTATAAATCTTGAATACATAAGGCCTGGGAGAGTATGATAGACcaggttaattatcacacagttTATATATGAGTCAGTACAGGAAGTTCACACACCTATTCCTATGTGACAAAGAGGAGTAAAAGGTGGTCCAGCCTCTCCTGTGCTTGGCTGTGAAGGAAAGCCAGTGCATCGTGACAGTCCAGATTAATGATCATGTGGTTTAGTCAATGCAGGAAATTTATGCTACCTGTTCCTGCATGACAAAGAATAAGTCTGAAATTGTATAGTTGAATAATGGAGCTGTGAAGTTTGAAAAGGAGACAAGATGAAGAATAAATTAGTAAAGTGAATATTGAGATTAatgaaagagacaagacaaagaatataagacaagaTGAAGAATAAATTAGTAAAGTGAACAATATTGAGATTAACGAAGGAGACAAGacaaagaatataagacaagaTGAAGAATAAATTAGGAAAGTGAACAATATTGAGATTAAtgaaggagacaagagaaagaatatatacataaaatttAATGAAATTTGGAGAATAATAGAGCAGGATGAAGAGCAGCTCTGTAAAATGGAGTGAAAGTTGAAGAGTAACTGGTTTGAAAAGCAATATTAAAAATGGATCAATAAaacagaagaacaggaagaccAGTAAAGTTTGAAgggacaaaatgaaaaataaatctgtGAAAGGAAATGCAAGTTGAGAAATAAGTACACTGCTttgaaaatggagaaaataagtaataaattagtaaaaagaaatgaaagaaagaataaaagagcaGTAGAGTTTGAAGagacaaaatgagagaaaaaaaaaaaaaaaaaaaaaaggcacagtAAAAATTGAATGAACattgaaaaataagtgaagttTGAAAGAAGCCAAGGtgaggaataaatgaataaaacacaataaaaactggagagagagagagagagagagagagagagagagagagagagagagagagagagagagagagagagagagagagagagagagagagagagagagagagagagagaccagtacAACAAAGAACAAATCAGTAGCATGCAATgaaacaacaactattacttttccttctccttcctcttgtttccgtCACACAGTTTCAATTAttaccctttctttctttctccttgcttttatttcctcattccaAGGTTTTCCAGGAGTGTGAAGCGTCTAGTGAGCTGCGAGGAGCAAGACAAGTAATGGAAGAACCCACAGCACAGCACTCAGCAATTCACACCACCAAGAacaatgaaatctttataaacatcaaagaaaacaaagaaacaaatgtATTATAAACTTCCCAGCCAGTGCAATGGTACGAGGTGGCAGCAGAACAAGGGGAAATGTCTTAGAGCAGTTAATGAACCAGGAACGAGGCAATGACCAGCCATGGAAGGGTTGAGGCACACTACACCTGGCACTGATGTGATAATTGGAGGGTGTACCTGGTGCCACGAGAGATGTACTTTTGTATGGTGTGAGTGTGGAAccattgctgtgtgtgtgtgtgtgtgtgtgtgtgtaaggtagtTAAGAAGGGCAACaaagcattatttttttcatatatgagTGGATCTTCTTGTGTTTGTAAGATAGACAAGGATGAAAAAAACTAATTAATTTTTTGTACAATGAGTGAaaattattatgtgtgtgtgtgtgtgtgttggcagatGAGGAATAGAAACTGCTGTAAATTTTCTATGATGAGAGAGaaactactgtgtgtgtgtgtgtgtgtgtgtgtgtaagatagaTGAGGACAAGAAACAGCCATAATTTTTCCACAATGTGAATGGAACCtttgtgtatgtttttgtgTAAATGAAAAGACATATAATTAACAAGTGTAAATAAAGTTATAAAGAATAAATCAATTTTGCATCTTCTGTCTATCATCAGCAGCCCTACAAGTGTGTGTGGCTGATAacaaagcgcacacacacacactacataataCAGTATATAAAATGCCACTCCAGCATTTCTCACTAAGACAGGTGGTCGTCTGATGAGTGCCGGGAGCAAAGAGACAAAAGCCATCTCACTCAGGTCTTTCACAACCCAGTAGCAAACCTTTAGAAACTAAAAAAGTCAAGGGAAAACTTTATAAAGAGTATACTCGTAAAACCAATacttcaatcttttctttcttgtgtgctgtgtggtggagggaaagaaatgacagTCAGCAATATAATGCTACACTTCCAATCTCTCAGCAAGGAACAATGGGTGTGTAATCTGACTCCTTTCCACAACAATAATGCTTCTCTTCCTGTCCTGTGTTGTGCTGGAGGGGCAGAAATGAAAGTTGTGACAGTCAAGCTTATATAAATGAGCAGGGGAAGCTTTACAGAGTAAATATGAAGCCACACTTAATTCTCCCACACAAGTCCTTACAATGTCTCCTGCAGGGCACCCCACAGCACAGACAACACCAGCAGCTGTCCATGTGTTGGTGTGTGCTGCATCAAGGGTGGCGAGGCTCCCCATTCCTGGTTCCCAAGCCTGTTGGGGTAAGGGAGCCGTGGCTGGCCTGGCTATCTCCATCACTGCAGGGTGTCACCTGCTGCCCTGCTCTTATATCACCTGTGTGGGCGCCCAACATACAGTAATATGCACACATTCATGCACACACAACTGCAGCTTTAGTACACATATATCCCCGGCCTGCACCTGCACACCACACTGCCCCAGCATGCCTGCTGCTGCTCAGCAGTTTTTTCACATGAAGAAGTCAAACCTGGGCCCCCTAGGATTCCTGGGACGGCCTGGCATGAAGGGTGGCTGGTGGGGCCGGCCTGGGTGCAGTGGCCCCAGGGGTCCCCCGGGTCCCAAGGGATCAGGCAGGTCTGGGTACACCCCTGGCATATGAGGAACCTCCCCCTGGAAGTAAGGGCTGTCTGGGTCCAGGAAGGGATTGGGACGTGGATGGAAGGGCATGGGCTGGCCAGGGACCGTGGGCAGGAAGGGGCTGTGTGGGTACACGCCGGGCACCACAAAGTGTCCCTCCTTCAGCAGACGTTCTCGCTCCCTGCGGTTCAGCTCGGCCTGTCTGTACTTGGTCCGCCAGTCCCCTCCAACTGGGGTGGCCCCATCCTCCTGGCCGGGGAAGTCTCTGCAGTACAGGTCACGCCACAGCCGGTCATCGGCCAGAACAGCCTGCAGGCGCCGACAGGTGCTGGCCAGTGCCACCACGCTCCTGTAGTCCAGAAGGGCGGCCACGGCCAGCACCAGCTCCTGAGGCAGGCCTGCCAGGTGCCACGGTGCCGGTACCCCCAGTGCCTGATGGGCCGCCACCTGCAGCGGCAGCAGCACAGCATCACGCAACTGCCGGGACAGCTGGGCAACCCCCACCAGGTCCTTGGCCAGCACGTGGCCACTGGCAGGGCCCCTGAGGTGGTCGGCCATGGCCAGGCTGTGCTTCACCTCCCCGGCCTGCTCCGGGAAGCTGGCCATCACCTGCTTGTTCCAGCCCACGTCCATCAGCACCAGCTTGCAGCGGAAGGCGTGGTGTGCCGTGCTGCGGTACGGGAACACCGCCACAGCCTCCGCCCAGCCTGGGGGAGGGTGCGGCACCCCATCCAGCTGGAAGCCACACTCCAGCATGGTGAGGTGCAGCACCAGGTTGAGGGCACCACTCAGCCCTGCCGGCCCACACTGCCCCAATAGCTCCTCCAAGACCGGGGGGGCTGTCCCGTCCACCGCCTCTGTCAGCGGCTCCCTCGGCCACCTGTCCTCCCCATCCTTCATTGCCCCTCCAACCTCTGCCCCACAGGGCTTGGCTGGGGCAGGGATGGCTGCAGGAGGGCTGGCCAGGGGTGGTGTGGGTGCAGGAGGGGTGGCTGGGGGTGGGTCGGGTGTCTTCTGTTTGGCTTTGGGGCATTCCTTGGGGGCTGTGGGACGCTGTGGAGGTGCAGCTGAAGGGGGCTCCTGCTTGCCAGAGCTGGGCTGCAGCACAGTCAGCAGGTCCCCTGGCACCACCCCCAGACTGGCCAGGCGGGTGTCATCCCCGCCAACCAGGGCATCTGTGCCGTTGAGGCTGACAGCCAGCGGCTCCCTGTGGGCACAGCCAATCAGGTGGTCAGGAGGGTTACATCTAAGATTTTATTAATGTTACTTATCTCAATCAAAGCTTTGTTTCATAAAGCTAAtcaaatttatttttcatgttcattAAAGGTCAATTTTTGTTATGTTGACAAATGTTATTTTTCAAGTTGACtgaggctatttttttttttgttaatcaacatgtttttgttaattaaaACAAATGTTTTCTTATGTTACTTAAGGATGTGTTTTCTTTTCGCTAATTTTCTttggaactgaaaaaaaatgaaagtttgtattgaatcctaaaaaaaaataaataaataaataaaataaataaataaataaataaataaaaaaaaaccttgcatTGTTAAGTAATTCAGCAGATGGTTGTGTCACAGTGTTCAGCGTGACAACACAAGCTGACGcggtgacaccaccaccatgacaggAACACGCAGCGCACACATTCATCACATGAATCCACACATCACAAAAACACAAGCACAACAAGAACACATACACAAGAACACGTACAGGACAAGAACACGTACACAACACGAACACGTACACAATACGcatcaacaaaaataacaagcatccaacacaacaaacacgatacaataacacaaacaaactaactaacaaataaacaaataaacacaaacccGTACAAAACACAAGTCATTCCCTGaacaaacacacccagacacccTCCCTCACATTTCCCCTATTTTTCCCTGTTCCCGCCCCTAACAGTTCTCACCTGACATCCTCCTGGTAAGCTTCAAGGACGAACTTCCTGATCTGAGCCTTGAGAGCGCCCAGAGTCTCGTCCTCGAGCGTCAAAATGAATTTTCGAGTCGAGGAAAGACGAaccttcaccttcatcttcctACCGCCATTGTACGATTCCGGCTGAGACGCAATCTCGGCTCAAAATCTCAACACAGTTGTTTCGATGTCTTCTTCtgctctatctttttttatctggtTAATTATAGATTATGTATATGTTTTGTGTTGCATCTTGAGGATAAATTGATATATAAGTTTGTTTTTGGGTTCATCTCGGCTTCAAAATATCAGCATGCTGGTTTCGGTCTTTTTCTGCTCTAATGCAATGCACCAATAGCATCCGCAGCCTCTCCCAGCATcccccagcctctctcaccaTCCTCTagtctctccctgcctcccccagcCTCTCCTAACACTTCCAGCCTCTCCTGGCATCCCTCCCAGCCTCTACCAGTATCCCTCAGCCTCAGcattcccagcctctccctgtATCCCTAAGCCTCTCCCAGCAGAAGTGAAGTAATTAAGAATATGAATATGGTTTTAATCATAATTCTGAATAACAATTGTTGGAAAATTACttccttcctattattattattattattattattattattattattattattattattattgttgttgtttctgacgttaaagctctctctctctctctctctctctctctctctctctctctctctctctcctctctctctctctctctctttgacaccATCGACCAGCTTCtttaagtgctctctctctctctctctctctctctctctctctctctctctcactgactgaCAATACTGGGTGAATATTCAACCcggatctgagagagagagagagagagagagagagagagagagagagagagagagagagagagagagagagagtaccggACGCTGATAATTATTAAATTGGTACCATTGTGTAGTAATAatgtagtacagtagtagtggtggtagtagtggtagtagtagtagtagtagtagtagtagtaatagtagtagtagtggtggtggtagtagtagtagtagtagtagtagtagtagtagtagtagtagtagtagtagtagtagtagcagcggtgatggtggtggtggtggcagcaacagtagtagtagcaggaaaagaagacagttattgagaggaaggaagaggaggaggaggaggaggaggcaaaggacagaaatgaaggaaggcagAGGGAATAATGCCGGGAGCAGACGAGTGACAGTGGCGCCACATCGCCGCGTCGGTGTGCAGAGGATGTGGCTTCCCAAAGTTTGCCATTGTTTTGAACCGAAGCCGCGCACACGAGCGTCTGTGGCAAGCGACTGTGGCGAGTCAGCTGTCCCTGATGCGGCTGATCCCCGCCAGAGTAGATGAGTATTGTGTGGAGCACCCGCGCCCACCAGCGGCTGTGGCTGAGCGACGGGCACTTGACACCACTGACGCCTGACGGACTGCCAGAGTAGCGATGGTTAATCAGGAGTACACTCGATATAGATCGCTTTCTTAGTGAAGCTGAGGAGCAACATGGGACGTGCGCTGCGAGGACTGTGGTAGTAAGATGACAAAAGCCAAGGCGTGGCAAGACATGTGACATCTTCGTGTCTAGCTTCAGGCAGATGGATTCTGCAGGAAAACACAAAGCAGGTGTGCTTCTTCACTGTAGTTATAATAAATTCCATATATTACATGTATGTACTGAGCACCGTGATTTGTCATGAACCTTCAATACATAATTTTTACACAAAGAAATAAACGTTTTggataagaagtaaaaaaaaaataagtcctATTAGGCGAACTGTATACATTTGCTGCTcgggtaatgatgatgatgatgatgatgatgatgatgatgatgatgatgataacaataataataataatattatataatCATTATAAATATCATTAATACTAATATTGTTGAGTAATGAATGTACTTGCAGGTACAGATATACAACGAGGGTGGAAGAGTCTGAGACTCCTTCAGAAGGGAACTGGCGACAACCAAGAAAAAGAGTAGCTCTGCccgagagagtgggagaaaggAGTAGGTCTACTTCAAAcagctttcttttctcctcccaatTTGCAAGACAAGGCCACATGGAAACGGAGCTGCAGATGATCCAGCTGAGGGGGGAAACACAGAGGAAGTCTCTGCCACTGGATCCTCCCACTCctcaaagaagaggaagcagccGCTGCCTTCAGACCATCTAGTTCTTCTCCAAGCCTTGGCAAAGACAGCCTATACACCAGACCATCCTGACAAACCATTCCTGCTTAGCCTGCTGCTGGACTTCAAAAGTGTCTCCCAGAGTGCAAAGCTGGATGTTAAGATTGAATTCATGAACTTCCTCAAGAGGTACAAGCAACATCAACACCTGCCAGTCACCAGTATTCCCCTCCACCACGTCATTTCTTCCcaccaagaaagaaaggaaatacaaGACAACAAcgaacacaaaaaacacccacacaagaaaaaaaaaaaacgaaaaacgaaaagacgaatgaaaaagaaatataaaacagagagagagagaacacaaaacaaaagcaacaacagatACGATGAAAAGTGGtcgagaaaatgaaagaagacaaagaaaaacacgaaaacaacaaaaagaacacacacacacacagtaaccttccagagagagagagagagagagagagagagagagagagagagagagcccgcgGTACAACATGTTTTCCAGAGCATGGGTACAGCCAAGCCACACTTCCTTCATGAACCAGCGAGGCAGAGAAAGActgggatagagagagagattacgttcgcatccctctctctccccagtctCTGTATCCTTGGTTCACTGGTGTCCTAACTTGCCCAAAGACTCTGTAACCACCTGCTCGAATCCCCAAAGAAAGGAGGACTGGTAAAT harbors:
- the LOC135094973 gene encoding F-box only protein 7-like, whose amino-acid sequence is MKVKVRLSSTRKFILTLEDETLGALKAQIRKFVLEAYQEDVREPLAVSLNGTDALVGGDDTRLASLGVVPGDLLTVLQPSSGKQEPPSAAPPQRPTAPKECPKAKQKTPDPPPATPPAPTPPLASPPAAIPAPAKPCGAEVGGAMKDGEDRWPREPLTEAVDGTAPPVLEELLGQCGPAGLSGALNLVLHLTMLECGFQLDGVPHPPPGWAEAVAVFPYRSTAHHAFRCKLVLMDVGWNKQVMASFPEQAGEVKHSLAMADHLRGPASGHVLAKDLVGVAQLSRQLRDAVLLPLQVAAHQALGVPAPWHLAGLPQELVLAVAALLDYRSVVALASTCRRLQAVLADDRLWRDLYCRDFPGQEDGATPVGGDWRTKYRQAELNRRERERLLKEGHFVVPGVYPHSPFLPTVPGQPMPFHPRPNPFLDPDSPYFQGEVPHMPGVYPDLPDPLGPGGPLGPLHPGRPHQPPFMPGRPRNPRGPRFDFFM